A region from the uncultured Stenotrophomonas sp. genome encodes:
- a CDS encoding conserved hypothetical protein (Evidence 4 : Homologs of previously reported genes of unknown function) encodes MTLTQLRYLVAIADAELNITLAATRVHATQPGLSKQLKQLEDELGFLLFVRKGRSLESVTPAGEEVIGRARAVLAEANNIRTYAANQRRESHGQLVLTTTHTQARFVLPPAVARIKQAYPQVSVHLQQAAESDALDLLGQGDADMAIVSTAGSEPTTGIAVPLYRWRRLVVVPKGHPLDRAGKVPDMAALAAHPLISYESSTRPNSSLRRAFAAKRLEPDLALTALDADLIKTYVRTGLGVGLLAEMAVNSNDADLRAWPAPDAVPECIAWAVLPRERVLRDYALELVHVLAPQIDKRDLRRVLDGNQEAGWPPPPSWEELTQTITS; translated from the coding sequence ATGACCCTCACCCAACTGCGCTACCTGGTCGCCATTGCCGACGCCGAGCTGAACATCACGCTGGCGGCCACCCGCGTGCACGCCACCCAGCCGGGGCTGTCCAAGCAGCTCAAGCAGCTGGAGGACGAGTTGGGCTTCCTGCTGTTCGTGCGCAAGGGCCGCAGTCTGGAATCGGTGACGCCGGCCGGCGAGGAAGTCATCGGCCGCGCCCGTGCGGTGCTGGCCGAGGCCAACAACATCCGCACCTATGCCGCCAACCAGCGCCGCGAGAGCCACGGCCAGCTGGTGCTGACCACCACCCACACCCAGGCACGCTTCGTGCTGCCGCCGGCGGTGGCGCGGATCAAGCAGGCCTACCCGCAGGTCAGCGTGCACCTGCAGCAGGCCGCCGAAAGCGACGCACTGGACCTGCTCGGCCAGGGCGACGCCGACATGGCCATCGTCAGCACCGCCGGCAGCGAGCCGACCACCGGCATCGCCGTGCCGCTGTACCGCTGGCGGCGGCTGGTGGTGGTGCCCAAGGGCCACCCGCTCGACCGCGCCGGCAAGGTGCCGGACATGGCCGCGCTGGCCGCGCACCCGCTGATCAGCTACGAATCCTCCACCCGTCCCAACTCCTCGTTGCGCCGCGCCTTCGCCGCCAAGCGGCTGGAACCGGACCTGGCCCTGACCGCGCTCGACGCCGACCTGATCAAGACCTACGTGCGCACCGGCCTGGGCGTGGGCCTGCTGGCGGAAATGGCGGTCAACAGCAACGATGCCGACCTGCGCGCATGGCCGGCGCCGGACGCCGTGCCCGAGTGCATCGCCTGGGCAGTGCTGCCGCGCGAGCGCGTGCTGCGCGACTACGCGCTGGAACTGGTGCACGTGCTCGCCCCGCAGATCGACAAGCGCGACCTGCGCCGGGTACTTGACGGAAATCAAGAAGCCGGCTGGCCGCCGCCGCCGAGCTGGGAAGAACTGACCCAGACCATCACCAGTTGA
- the pykA gene encoding pyruvate kinase II (Evidence 2a : Function of homologous gene experimentally demonstrated in an other organism; PubMedId : 1732206, 8439398; Product type e : enzyme), whose translation MTERQRRTKILATLGPATDAPGVLDDLFRAGVNVVRLNFSHGDPSGQAKRAAEVRAAAQRVGVEVGILADLPGPKIRIERFAEGRVQLKAGDRFDLIADANAAPGDATQVGVSYLGLPQDVASGDVLLLDDGLMQLQVVEVQGERIVNTVLNDGVLSDRKGLNKQGGGLSLGALTERDKELIGIVAKIGVDFIAVSFCRNAQDMHDARAVARQHGCDAALVSKIERTEAIENLEEIVEASDVVMVARGDLGVEIGDAELPGLQKKIIKAALAHNKVVITATQMLQSMVESPIPTRAEVLDVANSVIDGTDAVMLSAETAAGAWPVKAVEAMARICLGAERQFQIDTDFNASPRNLERADQAIAMATMFLSQHVGVRAIVAMTESGGTARYLSRFRAKAPVFAVTRHDSARRRMALMRDVFPINFDSRGFTPREAARGSIRLLVEAGLLEVGDRVVFTSGEHMETHGATNTLRLLEVGSDGHANGLGEL comes from the coding sequence ATGACCGAACGCCAGCGCCGCACCAAGATCCTCGCCACCCTCGGCCCGGCGACCGACGCTCCCGGGGTGCTGGATGATCTGTTCCGCGCCGGCGTCAACGTGGTGCGCCTGAACTTCTCCCACGGTGATCCCTCCGGCCAGGCCAAGCGCGCCGCCGAAGTGCGTGCCGCCGCGCAGCGGGTGGGTGTGGAGGTGGGCATCCTCGCCGACCTGCCGGGGCCGAAGATCCGCATCGAGCGCTTCGCCGAAGGCAGGGTGCAGCTCAAGGCCGGCGACCGCTTCGACCTGATCGCCGACGCCAACGCCGCGCCGGGCGATGCCACCCAGGTCGGCGTGAGCTACCTGGGCCTGCCGCAGGACGTGGCTTCTGGCGACGTGCTGCTGCTCGACGACGGCCTGATGCAGCTGCAGGTGGTCGAAGTGCAGGGCGAGCGCATCGTCAACACCGTGCTCAACGACGGCGTGCTGTCCGACCGCAAGGGCCTGAACAAGCAGGGCGGCGGCCTGTCGCTGGGTGCGCTGACCGAGCGCGACAAGGAACTGATCGGCATCGTCGCCAAGATCGGCGTGGACTTCATCGCCGTCTCGTTCTGCCGCAACGCGCAGGACATGCACGACGCCCGTGCCGTCGCCCGCCAGCACGGTTGCGACGCGGCGCTGGTGTCGAAGATCGAGCGCACCGAGGCCATCGAAAATCTGGAGGAGATCGTCGAGGCCAGCGACGTGGTGATGGTCGCGCGCGGCGACCTCGGCGTGGAGATCGGCGACGCCGAACTGCCGGGCCTGCAGAAGAAGATCATCAAGGCCGCGCTGGCGCACAACAAGGTGGTCATCACCGCCACGCAAATGCTGCAGTCTATGGTCGAAAGCCCGATCCCGACCCGCGCCGAGGTGCTGGACGTGGCCAATTCGGTCATCGACGGCACCGACGCGGTGATGCTGTCGGCCGAAACCGCCGCCGGCGCGTGGCCGGTGAAGGCGGTCGAGGCGATGGCACGCATCTGCCTCGGCGCCGAACGCCAGTTCCAGATCGACACTGATTTCAATGCCTCGCCACGCAACCTGGAGCGCGCCGATCAGGCCATCGCGATGGCGACCATGTTCCTGTCCCAGCACGTGGGTGTGCGCGCGATCGTGGCGATGACCGAGTCCGGCGGCACCGCACGCTACCTGTCGCGCTTCCGCGCCAAGGCGCCGGTGTTCGCGGTGACCCGCCATGACAGTGCGCGCCGGCGCATGGCGCTGATGCGCGACGTGTTCCCGATCAACTTCGACAGCCGCGGTTTCACCCCGCGCGAGGCCGCGCGCGGCAGCATCCGCCTGCTGGTCGAGGCCGGCCTGCTGGAGGTCGGTGACCGCGTGGTGTTCACCAGCGGCGAACACATGGAAACCCACGGCGCCACCAACACCCTGCGGTTGCTGGAGGTGGGCAGCGACGGCCACGCCAACGGCCTGGGCGAGCTGTAA
- the cysG gene encoding Siroheme synthase (Includes: Uroporphyrinogen-III C-methyltransferase; Precorrin-2 dehydrogenase; Sirohydrochlorin ferrochelatase), which produces MNAPLFPLFADLNGRAVLVVGGGAVAARKVEALLHAGAKPRVGAPELAPALHTLADAGRIEWLHGRFTPEWLAEDIWLVVAATDDAAVNQATASAAEEQRLFVNVVDDAQLSRFHLPAVVERGPLQIAISSGGGAPMVARHVRRRIEELFDDSWGRLTELLGRKRAHIRARFPDTAARRRFFDRLLEGPLPGLLRRGQHAAADDTLRHALAGEAPAATGSVVLVGAGSGDPGLLTLAALRALNQADVILHDRLVSAQVLQLARRDAERIEVGKSARGHSTRQEDIHALMLEHARAGRRVVRLKGGDAFVFGRGGEELQFLRAHGIPYEVVPGITAALACAAHAGIPLTHRDHAQQLRLVTAHCRDSLDTLDWPALAAPRQTLVFYMGVAALAHIRTQLLDAGLPAATPFALVENGSRAKQRVVTGQLRQLAEAAEHHRVQSPALLVVGDVAALADELHWFGDAPLHAAAPSLSASTTTPTLADAA; this is translated from the coding sequence TTGAACGCCCCCCTGTTTCCGCTGTTTGCCGATCTGAACGGCCGTGCCGTGCTGGTGGTCGGCGGAGGGGCGGTGGCTGCACGCAAGGTCGAGGCATTGCTGCATGCCGGCGCAAAACCGCGGGTGGGTGCACCGGAACTGGCGCCGGCGCTGCACACGCTGGCCGACGCCGGGCGCATCGAATGGCTGCATGGGCGCTTCACCCCGGAATGGTTGGCCGAGGACATCTGGCTGGTGGTCGCCGCCACCGACGACGCCGCGGTCAACCAGGCCACCGCCAGCGCCGCCGAAGAACAGCGGCTGTTCGTCAACGTGGTCGACGACGCCCAGCTGTCGCGCTTCCACCTGCCGGCGGTGGTCGAGCGCGGGCCGCTGCAGATCGCCATTTCCAGCGGCGGTGGTGCGCCGATGGTGGCGCGCCACGTGCGCCGCCGGATCGAGGAACTGTTCGACGACAGCTGGGGCCGGCTGACCGAACTGCTCGGCCGCAAGCGCGCCCACATCCGCGCCCGCTTCCCCGATACCGCCGCGCGCCGCCGCTTCTTCGACCGCCTGCTCGAAGGCCCGCTGCCAGGCCTGCTGCGCCGCGGCCAGCACGCCGCGGCCGATGACACCCTGCGCCACGCGCTGGCCGGCGAAGCCCCTGCCGCCACCGGCTCGGTGGTGCTGGTCGGCGCCGGCTCCGGCGACCCCGGCCTGCTGACGCTGGCCGCGCTGCGCGCATTGAACCAGGCCGACGTGATCCTGCACGACCGGCTGGTCAGCGCACAGGTGCTGCAACTGGCACGGCGCGACGCCGAGCGCATCGAGGTCGGCAAGTCCGCGCGCGGCCACAGCACGCGGCAGGAGGACATCCACGCGCTGATGCTGGAACACGCCCGCGCCGGCAGGCGCGTGGTGCGGCTCAAGGGCGGCGACGCCTTCGTGTTCGGCCGCGGCGGCGAGGAACTGCAGTTCCTGCGCGCGCACGGCATTCCCTATGAAGTGGTGCCCGGCATCACCGCCGCGCTGGCCTGCGCCGCCCATGCCGGCATCCCGCTGACCCACCGCGACCACGCCCAGCAACTGCGGCTGGTCACCGCGCACTGCCGGGATTCGCTGGACACGCTGGACTGGCCGGCGCTGGCCGCACCACGGCAGACGCTGGTGTTCTACATGGGCGTGGCCGCGCTGGCGCACATCCGCACGCAGCTGCTCGACGCCGGCCTGCCCGCCGCCACGCCGTTCGCACTGGTGGAAAACGGTTCGCGCGCAAAGCAGCGCGTGGTCACCGGGCAGCTGCGGCAACTGGCCGAAGCGGCCGAACACCACCGGGTGCAATCACCGGCGCTGCTGGTCGTCGGCGACGTGGCCGCGCTGGCCGATGAACTGCACTGGTTCGGCGACGCCCCGCTGCACGCGGCCGCCCCCTCACTTTCCGCATCCACGACGACGCCGACACTGGCCGACGCCGCCTGA
- a CDS encoding hypothetical protein (Evidence 5 : No homology to any previously reported sequences) produces the protein MSRRRAASDIRWTWDAYARVDNLFDRAYAEHLNLAGSADFGFPADPVRINEPGRTFWLKLDYRL, from the coding sequence ATGTCCAGGCGTCGCGCTGCCAGCGATATCCGGTGGACATGGGACGCCTATGCCCGCGTCGACAACCTGTTCGACCGTGCCTATGCCGAGCATCTGAACCTGGCCGGCAGCGCCGACTTCGGCTTCCCCGCCGACCCGGTGCGGATCAACGAGCCGGGCAGGACGTTCTGGCTGAAGCTGGATTACCGGCTGTAA
- a CDS encoding putative fructose-bisphosphate aldolase class 1 (Evidence 3 : Function proposed based on presence of conserved amino acid motif, structural feature or limited homology) — translation MSIELLAETAQAMVAPGKGIIAIDESTGTIAKRFASVGIENTEENRRAYRELLLTTPKLNEHISGAILYDETIRQKTRDGVPFAKYMADHGMIPGIKVDKGAHPLAGCPGELVTEGLDGLRERLQEYYKLGARFAKWRAVINIGESIPSGTCIESNAHALARYAALCQECGLVPMVEPEVIMDGDHDIETCYEVTEATLRSLFDALYQQNILLEGTILKASMVISGKDCDEQADVEEVAEATVMCLKSTVPAILPGVVFLSGGQSDEQSTAHLNAMNQLDKLPWPLSFSYGRAMQQAALKLWAKDMKGNYDAAQKTVYERARENGLAALGKWEG, via the coding sequence ATGAGCATCGAACTGCTGGCTGAAACCGCACAGGCAATGGTCGCCCCGGGCAAGGGCATCATCGCCATCGACGAATCCACCGGCACCATCGCCAAGCGCTTTGCCAGCGTCGGCATCGAGAACACCGAAGAGAACCGCCGCGCCTACCGCGAGCTGCTGCTGACCACGCCCAAGCTCAACGAGCACATCTCCGGCGCGATCCTGTACGACGAAACCATCCGCCAGAAAACCCGCGACGGCGTGCCGTTCGCCAAGTACATGGCCGACCACGGCATGATCCCGGGCATCAAGGTGGACAAGGGCGCGCACCCGCTGGCCGGCTGCCCGGGCGAGCTGGTCACCGAGGGTCTGGACGGCCTGCGCGAGCGCCTGCAGGAGTACTACAAGCTCGGCGCGCGCTTCGCCAAGTGGCGTGCGGTGATCAACATCGGCGAGAGCATCCCGTCGGGCACCTGCATCGAATCCAACGCGCACGCGCTGGCCCGCTATGCCGCGCTGTGCCAGGAATGCGGCCTGGTGCCGATGGTCGAGCCGGAAGTGATCATGGATGGCGACCACGACATCGAGACCTGCTACGAAGTCACCGAAGCCACGCTGCGCTCGCTGTTCGACGCGCTGTACCAGCAGAACATCCTGCTGGAAGGCACCATCCTGAAGGCCTCGATGGTCATCTCCGGCAAGGACTGCGACGAGCAGGCCGACGTCGAGGAAGTGGCCGAAGCCACGGTGATGTGCCTGAAGAGCACCGTGCCGGCGATCCTGCCGGGCGTGGTGTTCCTGTCCGGCGGGCAGAGCGACGAGCAGTCCACCGCGCACCTGAACGCCATGAACCAGCTCGACAAGCTGCCATGGCCGCTGAGCTTCTCCTACGGCCGCGCGATGCAGCAGGCCGCGCTGAAGCTGTGGGCCAAGGACATGAAGGGCAATTACGACGCCGCACAGAAGACCGTGTACGAGCGCGCCCGGGAGAATGGCTTGGCCGCACTGGGCAAGTGGGAGGGCTGA
- the cysH gene encoding 3'-phosphoadenosine 5'-phosphosulfate reductase (Evidence 2a : Function of homologous gene experimentally demonstrated in an other organism; PubMedId : 2005873, 2404794, 2670946, 7588765, 9261082; Product type e : enzyme) translates to MSALSISSFADAATGTAALPDDLAGPNAQLETMDAGQRVDWALRHLPGTHVLSSSFGAQSAVALHLLTRQRADVPVILIDTGYLFPETYRFVDELTDRLGLNLKVYRPLVSRAWMEARHGRLWEQGLVGIEQYNNLRKVEPMKRALEELQAGTWFTGLRRGQSTSRAGTPILQKRGERWKFNPIADWNDRDVWQYLKQHDLPYHPLWEQGYVSIGDYHTTRRWEPGMREEDTRFFGLKRECGLHEEI, encoded by the coding sequence ATGAGCGCCCTGTCCATTTCCTCCTTCGCCGATGCCGCTACCGGAACCGCCGCGCTGCCCGACGACCTGGCCGGGCCCAACGCGCAGCTGGAAACGATGGACGCCGGCCAGCGCGTGGACTGGGCCTTGCGGCACCTGCCCGGCACCCACGTGCTGTCTTCGAGCTTTGGCGCGCAATCGGCCGTGGCCCTGCACCTGCTGACCCGCCAGCGCGCGGACGTCCCGGTGATCCTGATCGACACCGGCTACCTGTTCCCGGAAACCTACCGCTTCGTCGACGAACTGACCGACCGGCTCGGCCTGAACCTGAAGGTGTACCGCCCGCTGGTCAGCCGCGCATGGATGGAGGCGCGCCACGGCCGGCTGTGGGAGCAGGGGCTGGTCGGCATCGAGCAGTACAACAACCTGCGCAAGGTCGAGCCGATGAAGCGCGCGCTGGAGGAACTGCAGGCCGGCACCTGGTTCACCGGCCTGCGCCGTGGCCAGTCGACCAGCCGCGCCGGCACGCCGATCCTGCAAAAGCGCGGCGAGCGCTGGAAGTTCAACCCGATCGCCGACTGGAACGACCGCGACGTATGGCAGTACCTCAAGCAGCACGACCTGCCCTACCACCCGTTGTGGGAACAGGGTTATGTTTCCATCGGCGATTACCACACCACCCGTCGCTGGGAGCCGGGCATGCGCGAGGAGGACACCCGCTTCTTCGGCCTGAAGCGCGAGTGCGGGCTGCACGAGGAAATCTGA
- the cysK gene encoding Cysteine synthase gives MAIYNSILDTIGNTPIIKLNRLAPAGVDVYVKAESFNPGSSVKDRLALAIVLDAEQRGLIKPGDTIVEATSGNTGVALAMVAAARGYKFVAVMTETFSIERRKAMRAYGAKVILTPAAARGTGMVEKAKELADKHGWFLASQFANPANPAYHRNTTAAEILRDFAGKRLDFFVSGWGTGGTLTGVGEVLKVARPDTRIIATEPAGAALLKGDEWKPHKIQGWTPDFVPEVLNRAAYDELRSVQDERAIETSRRLAAEEGIFVGISAGATAATALELAAGAAAGSVILAMLPDTGERYFSTPLFADVNEGSDDDWLAGLP, from the coding sequence ATGGCCATCTACAACAGCATCCTCGACACCATCGGCAACACTCCGATCATCAAGCTCAACCGGCTGGCCCCGGCCGGCGTGGACGTGTACGTCAAGGCCGAGTCCTTCAACCCCGGCAGCTCGGTCAAGGACCGCCTGGCGCTGGCGATCGTGCTCGACGCCGAGCAGCGCGGCCTGATCAAGCCCGGCGACACCATCGTCGAGGCCACCTCCGGCAATACCGGCGTGGCGCTGGCGATGGTCGCCGCCGCACGCGGCTACAAGTTCGTCGCGGTGATGACCGAGACCTTCTCGATCGAACGCCGCAAGGCGATGCGCGCCTATGGCGCCAAGGTCATCCTGACCCCGGCCGCCGCGCGCGGCACCGGCATGGTGGAGAAGGCGAAGGAACTGGCCGACAAGCACGGCTGGTTCCTGGCCAGCCAGTTCGCCAACCCGGCCAACCCCGCCTACCACCGCAACACCACCGCCGCCGAAATCCTGCGCGACTTCGCCGGCAAGCGCCTGGACTTCTTCGTCAGCGGCTGGGGCACCGGCGGCACCCTCACCGGCGTCGGTGAAGTGCTGAAGGTCGCGCGCCCGGATACCCGCATCATCGCCACCGAACCAGCCGGCGCCGCGCTGCTCAAGGGCGACGAATGGAAGCCGCACAAGATCCAGGGCTGGACCCCGGACTTCGTGCCGGAAGTGCTCAACCGCGCCGCCTACGACGAACTGCGTTCGGTGCAGGACGAGCGCGCCATCGAGACCTCGCGCCGGCTGGCCGCCGAGGAAGGCATCTTCGTCGGCATCTCCGCCGGCGCCACCGCCGCCACCGCACTGGAGCTGGCTGCCGGCGCCGCGGCCGGCTCGGTGATCCTGGCGATGCTGCCCGATACCGGCGAGCGCTACTTCTCCACCCCGCTGTTCGCCGATGTCAACGAAGGCTCCGATGACGACTGGCTGGCCGGCCTGCCGTAA
- a CDS encoding putative secreted protein (Evidence 3 : Function proposed based on presence of conserved amino acid motif, structural feature or limited homology), which yields MSRLAVVAVLLMVLAPLVSRALQAQPAAMVAVVAEHLSHAMPGMDHAGHAPSMPEHGHDASAGSHANHAEACEYCVLAMRLLPWMALLLVLAPLPYRLAPFAPRQVDVPASLRWSAHLARGPPRFS from the coding sequence ATGTCCCGGCTCGCCGTGGTGGCGGTGCTGCTGATGGTGCTTGCGCCGCTGGTCAGCCGCGCACTGCAGGCGCAACCGGCGGCGATGGTCGCGGTGGTGGCCGAACACCTGTCGCATGCGATGCCCGGCATGGATCACGCCGGCCATGCGCCATCGATGCCGGAACATGGGCACGACGCGTCCGCCGGCTCCCACGCCAACCACGCCGAAGCCTGCGAATACTGCGTGCTGGCCATGCGCCTGCTGCCGTGGATGGCGCTGCTGCTGGTGCTGGCGCCACTGCCGTACCGGCTGGCGCCGTTTGCGCCGCGCCAGGTCGATGTTCCCGCAAGCCTGCGCTGGTCCGCGCACCTGGCCCGCGGGCCGCCACGTTTCTCCTGA
- a CDS encoding conserved hypothetical protein (Evidence 4 : Homologs of previously reported genes of unknown function): MNIDIRQGDITTLAVDAIVNAANESLLGGGGVDGAIHCAAGPDLLAECARLPELRPGVRCPTGEVRATAGHALPARHVFHTVGPVWHGGGRDEAALLANCYWNSLQLAERMQLESIAFPAISCGAYGYPLHQAASIAVTETVTWRRSHARSLQIILVAWNTATFKAYQQALAVAGQADAAGTATPPGFAAAH; the protein is encoded by the coding sequence ATGAACATCGACATCCGGCAAGGCGACATCACCACCCTGGCCGTGGACGCCATCGTCAACGCCGCCAACGAAAGCCTGCTCGGCGGCGGCGGTGTCGACGGCGCCATCCACTGCGCCGCCGGGCCGGACCTGCTGGCCGAATGCGCGCGCCTGCCGGAACTGCGCCCGGGCGTGCGTTGCCCCACCGGCGAGGTGCGCGCCACCGCCGGCCACGCGCTGCCCGCGCGCCACGTGTTCCACACCGTTGGCCCGGTCTGGCACGGCGGCGGCCGCGACGAGGCCGCGTTGCTGGCCAACTGCTACTGGAATTCGCTGCAACTGGCCGAACGGATGCAGTTGGAGTCGATCGCCTTCCCGGCGATCAGCTGCGGCGCCTACGGCTACCCGCTGCACCAGGCTGCCAGCATCGCCGTCACCGAAACCGTCACTTGGCGCAGGAGCCACGCACGCTCGCTGCAGATCATCCTGGTGGCCTGGAACACCGCCACCTTCAAGGCCTACCAGCAAGCACTGGCAGTGGCCGGGCAGGCCGATGCAGCAGGAACGGCCACGCCACCGGGATTCGCCGCGGCGCACTGA
- a CDS encoding TonB-dependent copper receptor, which produces MLPASSRKPVVPACLSSCLLLALFPAAAHADALGSPITLETVVVTASAPSSPLQWVTDPSLPRQPVPASDGADYLKTVPGFSAIRNGGTNGDPVLRGMSGSRLNILTNDGNLMGACPSRMDNPLSYVAPETFDRLTVIKGPQSVRWGAGASAGTVRFERDTPRFSAPGMELEASALAGSNNRNDQVLDATFGSTPGYVRVNGNRSESDDYRDGNGDVVPSRWRKWNADAAIGWTPDADTVLELSAGTGDGESRYAGRGMDGAAFKRSSYGLRFERGNLPGAWDTLQANLYANTADHVMDNYTLREPNPHGSMPMAMASNVERRTSGGRIAAEWRWQDVAVVAGIDAQDSRHRKRSGMRGMWQQKAWTRDADLDSRGAFAELTLGEERPARWIGGLRIDHAEATDLRRTSGMMAMPNPTAGQTRSENLGSGFLRYERDHGRDWTWYAGLGHAERMPDYWELFSADAGPAGAANAFAGVKPEKTTQLDVGAQFRGKRSSAWVSAYAGYVRDYILFTYSSGGMMGDSTRATNVDARIAGAEAGVEWRLQEAWKLGGTLAYAWGENRSNGGAMPQMPPLEARLSTAYERERWSAGALLRVVARQDRVALDAGNVVARDLGPTTGFATFALNAAYRINDHLRASAGVDNLFDDAGIGVPCPGVALPAISGGHGTPMPASTTCSTVPMPSI; this is translated from the coding sequence ATGTTGCCCGCTTCCTCCCGCAAGCCGGTCGTACCGGCATGTCTGTCCTCCTGCCTGTTGCTTGCCCTGTTCCCGGCCGCGGCCCATGCCGACGCGCTGGGCTCCCCGATCACCCTGGAAACGGTGGTCGTCACCGCCAGCGCGCCGTCCTCGCCGCTGCAATGGGTCACCGACCCGAGCCTGCCGCGGCAGCCGGTGCCGGCCAGCGACGGTGCCGACTATCTGAAGACCGTCCCCGGCTTTTCGGCGATCCGCAACGGCGGCACCAATGGCGACCCGGTGCTGCGCGGCATGTCCGGCTCGCGCCTGAACATCCTCACCAACGACGGCAACCTGATGGGCGCCTGCCCGTCGCGGATGGACAACCCCTTGTCCTACGTCGCCCCGGAAACCTTCGACCGGCTCACCGTCATCAAGGGCCCGCAGAGCGTGCGCTGGGGCGCCGGCGCCTCGGCCGGCACGGTGCGCTTCGAGCGCGACACCCCGCGTTTCAGCGCGCCGGGCATGGAACTGGAAGCCAGCGCGTTGGCCGGCTCCAACAACCGCAATGACCAGGTGCTCGACGCCACCTTCGGCAGCACTCCCGGTTATGTGCGGGTGAACGGCAACCGTTCCGAGTCCGACGACTACCGCGACGGCAACGGCGACGTGGTGCCCTCGCGCTGGCGCAAGTGGAACGCCGATGCCGCCATCGGCTGGACGCCCGACGCCGACACCGTGCTGGAGCTGAGCGCCGGCACCGGCGATGGCGAGTCGCGCTATGCCGGCCGCGGCATGGATGGCGCGGCGTTCAAGCGCAGCAGCTATGGCCTGCGTTTCGAGCGCGGCAACCTGCCCGGCGCGTGGGACACGCTGCAGGCCAACCTGTACGCCAACACCGCCGACCACGTGATGGACAACTACACCCTGCGCGAGCCCAACCCGCACGGCAGCATGCCGATGGCAATGGCCTCGAACGTGGAGCGGCGCACCAGCGGTGGACGCATCGCCGCGGAATGGCGCTGGCAGGACGTGGCCGTCGTCGCCGGCATCGACGCGCAGGACAGCCGCCACCGCAAGCGCAGCGGCATGCGCGGGATGTGGCAGCAGAAGGCGTGGACGCGCGATGCCGATCTTGACAGCCGCGGCGCATTTGCCGAATTGACCCTGGGCGAAGAGCGGCCGGCGCGCTGGATCGGCGGCCTGCGCATCGACCATGCCGAAGCCACCGACCTGCGCCGGACCAGCGGCATGATGGCCATGCCCAACCCGACCGCCGGGCAGACCCGCAGCGAAAACCTCGGCAGCGGCTTCCTGCGCTACGAGCGCGACCACGGCAGGGACTGGACCTGGTATGCCGGCCTCGGCCACGCCGAGCGCATGCCCGACTACTGGGAACTGTTCTCCGCCGATGCCGGCCCGGCCGGCGCCGCCAACGCCTTCGCCGGGGTGAAACCGGAGAAGACCACGCAGCTGGACGTCGGCGCGCAGTTCCGCGGCAAGCGCAGCAGCGCCTGGGTGTCGGCCTATGCCGGCTATGTGCGGGACTACATCCTGTTCACCTATTCCAGCGGCGGCATGATGGGTGACAGCACCCGTGCGACCAATGTCGATGCGCGCATCGCCGGTGCCGAGGCCGGCGTGGAATGGCGTCTGCAGGAGGCATGGAAGCTGGGCGGCACGCTGGCTTATGCGTGGGGCGAGAACCGCAGCAACGGCGGCGCGATGCCGCAGATGCCACCGCTGGAAGCGCGCCTGAGCACGGCCTACGAGCGTGAGCGCTGGTCGGCCGGCGCGCTGCTGCGCGTGGTGGCCCGGCAGGACCGGGTGGCGCTGGACGCGGGCAACGTCGTCGCCCGCGATCTGGGCCCCACCACCGGCTTCGCCACCTTCGCGCTCAACGCCGCCTACCGCATCAACGACCACCTGCGTGCCAGCGCCGGCGTCGACAACCTGTTCGACGACGCGGGCATAGGCGTCCCATGTCCAGGCGTCGCGCTGCCAGCGATATCCGGTGGACATGGGACGCCTATGCCCGCGTCGACAACCTGTTCGACCGTGCCTATGCCGAGCATCTGA